In one Macadamia integrifolia cultivar HAES 741 unplaced genomic scaffold, SCU_Mint_v3 scaffold448, whole genome shotgun sequence genomic region, the following are encoded:
- the LOC122068629 gene encoding E3 ubiquitin-protein ligase RHF1A-like isoform X1: MEGFTSAVENPVELPPMPPGPGADQDGYEEDACSICLEPFSSADPATVTNCRHGYHLQCILDWSQRSKECPICWQLLVLKDPASQELLAAVEIERNLRSRQRSSDTRLLVEDSQFSHDAPYSDESDFEEHIMRHLAAAGLGRPHYGRRERRRTSGMGPSQIFVFTSPANVSDVQETHTTTPTETNHMSSPDASPETILPSAIDDRPPSSPRSSRENMRSEALDHRYGHLRSGVLHSQTPPSIPQSSHSSELLSFSESIKSRWSAASAKYKESISRSTRGFREKLLARNSTVKELSRDVQREVSAGVARMMERLEPIAKRTGGSAPPSGSNEGTSGYSYNGKSVQESLIIQSQDRNDVETVHGTNSNAPFHVSESISSVPGHSEVHQAQDIL; this comes from the exons ATGGAGGGTTTCACTTCGGCTGTCGAGAATCCTGTCGAATTGCCGCCAATGCCTCCAGGACCAGGAGCCGATCAAGATGGATACGAAGAAGACGCATGTAGCATTTGCCTGGAGCCTTTCTCTTCTGCTGATCCTGCTACT GTTACCAATTGCAGGCACGGGTATCATCTTCAGTGTATTCTTGACTG GTCACAAAGAAGCAAAGAGTGCCCAATTTGCTGGCAATTGCTTGTCTTGAAGGATCCTGCCAG TCAGGAGCTTCTTGCGGCAGTGGAAATCGAGAGGAATTTAAGATCAAGGcaaagatcatctgatactcgCCTTCTTGTTGAAGACTCTCAATTCAGCCAT GATGCACCCTACTCAGATGAGTCAGATTTTGAAGAGCATATCATGCGACATCTAGCTGCTGCTGGCCTTGGCAGGCCACATTATGGTAGGAGGGAGAGGCGCAGAACTTCTGGCATGGGTCCAtcccaaatctttgtttttacCTCTCCTGCAAATGTATCTGATGTTCAGGAGACACACACAACTACACCAACAGAAACAAATCATATGTCATCCCCTGATGCTTCTCCAGAAACTATTTTACCTTCTGCCATTGATGATCGGCCGCCATCATCTCCGCGTTCTTCACGTGAAAATATGCGTTCTGAAGCTTTGGACCATAGATATGGTCATTTGAGATCTGG TGTTCTTCATAGCCAGACGCCACCCAGCATTCCCCAAAGTTCTCATTCATCTGAGCTACTCTCCTTCTCAGAATCGATTAAATCCAGATGGTCTGCTGCCTCTGCCAA ATATAAAGAATCAATCTCGAGAAGTACGAGAGGTTTCAGGGAGAAGCTATTGGCCCGAAATAGCACAGTTAAGGAGCTGAGCAGGGACGTTCAGCGTGAGGTGAGTGCTGGTGTTGCTCGCATGATGGAGCGTCTAGAGCCTATAGCAAAGCGCACCGGAGGTTCTGCACCTCCTTCCGGATCTAATGAAGGGACCTCAGGTTATTCATACAATGGAAAGAGTGTGCAGGAGAGCCTAATTATTCAGTCTCAAGATAGAAATGATGTGGAGACTGTTCATGGTACAAATTCCAATGCACCTTTTCATGTCTCAGAAAGCATTTCTTCTGTCCCTGGCCATTCAGAAGTTCATCAAGCACAG GACATACTGTGA
- the LOC122068629 gene encoding E3 ubiquitin-protein ligase RHF1A-like isoform X2, with the protein MEGFTSAVENPVELPPMPPGPGADQDGYEEDACSICLEPFSSADPATVTNCRHGYHLQCILDWSQRSKECPICWQLLVLKDPASQELLAAVEIERNLRSRQRSSDTRLLVEDSQFSHDAPYSDESDFEEHIMRHLAAAGLGRPHYGRRERRRTSGMGPSQIFVFTSPANVSDVQETHTTTPTETNHMSSPDASPETILPSAIDDRPPSSPRSSRENMRSEALDHRYGHLRSGQTPPSIPQSSHSSELLSFSESIKSRWSAASAKYKESISRSTRGFREKLLARNSTVKELSRDVQREVSAGVARMMERLEPIAKRTGGSAPPSGSNEGTSGYSYNGKSVQESLIIQSQDRNDVETVHGTNSNAPFHVSESISSVPGHSEVHQAQDIL; encoded by the exons ATGGAGGGTTTCACTTCGGCTGTCGAGAATCCTGTCGAATTGCCGCCAATGCCTCCAGGACCAGGAGCCGATCAAGATGGATACGAAGAAGACGCATGTAGCATTTGCCTGGAGCCTTTCTCTTCTGCTGATCCTGCTACT GTTACCAATTGCAGGCACGGGTATCATCTTCAGTGTATTCTTGACTG GTCACAAAGAAGCAAAGAGTGCCCAATTTGCTGGCAATTGCTTGTCTTGAAGGATCCTGCCAG TCAGGAGCTTCTTGCGGCAGTGGAAATCGAGAGGAATTTAAGATCAAGGcaaagatcatctgatactcgCCTTCTTGTTGAAGACTCTCAATTCAGCCAT GATGCACCCTACTCAGATGAGTCAGATTTTGAAGAGCATATCATGCGACATCTAGCTGCTGCTGGCCTTGGCAGGCCACATTATGGTAGGAGGGAGAGGCGCAGAACTTCTGGCATGGGTCCAtcccaaatctttgtttttacCTCTCCTGCAAATGTATCTGATGTTCAGGAGACACACACAACTACACCAACAGAAACAAATCATATGTCATCCCCTGATGCTTCTCCAGAAACTATTTTACCTTCTGCCATTGATGATCGGCCGCCATCATCTCCGCGTTCTTCACGTGAAAATATGCGTTCTGAAGCTTTGGACCATAGATATGGTCATTTGAGATCTGG CCAGACGCCACCCAGCATTCCCCAAAGTTCTCATTCATCTGAGCTACTCTCCTTCTCAGAATCGATTAAATCCAGATGGTCTGCTGCCTCTGCCAA ATATAAAGAATCAATCTCGAGAAGTACGAGAGGTTTCAGGGAGAAGCTATTGGCCCGAAATAGCACAGTTAAGGAGCTGAGCAGGGACGTTCAGCGTGAGGTGAGTGCTGGTGTTGCTCGCATGATGGAGCGTCTAGAGCCTATAGCAAAGCGCACCGGAGGTTCTGCACCTCCTTCCGGATCTAATGAAGGGACCTCAGGTTATTCATACAATGGAAAGAGTGTGCAGGAGAGCCTAATTATTCAGTCTCAAGATAGAAATGATGTGGAGACTGTTCATGGTACAAATTCCAATGCACCTTTTCATGTCTCAGAAAGCATTTCTTCTGTCCCTGGCCATTCAGAAGTTCATCAAGCACAG GACATACTGTGA
- the LOC122068624 gene encoding NADPH-dependent aldehyde reductase 1, chloroplastic-like, with amino-acid sequence MATQGKQFPPQRQERQPGKEYVMDPTPQAISHEYRPANKLHGRVALVTGGDSGIGRAVCYCYALEGATVCFTYVKGQEDKDAMDTLHIIEQAKTSDARAPLAIPADLGYDEHCKRVVEEVVNTYGRIDILVNNAAEQYKARSMEEIDEERIERVFRTNIFAQFFTVRQALKYMKEGSSIICSTSVVAYKGSPKLIDYAATKGAIVAFVRSLALHLVDRGIRVNGVAPGPIWTPLIPASFSPEECANFGSEVPMNRAGQAHEVAPAYVFLACPADSSYITGQVMHVNGGVIANS; translated from the exons ATGGCGACCCAAGGCAAGCAATTCCCACCGCAGAGACAAGAGAGGCAGCCAGGCAAAGAGTATGTGATGGACCCAACCCCTCAAGCTATCAGCCATGAATACAGACCTGCTAATAAGCTCCAC GGGAGAGTAGCACTAGTGACTGGGGGAGACTCAGGGATCGGAAGGGCAGTGTGCTACTGCTACGCACTAGAAGGGGCGACGGTATGCTTTACGTACGTGAAAGGTCAGGAGGACAAGGATGCTATGGACACCCTTCACATAATCGAACAAGCCAAGACCAGCGACGCCAGGGCCCCCCTCGCCATCCCTGCCGATCTGGGCTACGACGAACACTGCAAACGAGTGGTCGAGGAAGTGGTCAATACTTATGGCAGGATCGACATCCTAGTCAACAATGCAGCCGAGCAGTATAAGGCAAGGTCTATGGAGGAGATAGACGAGGAGCGGATAGAGAGGGTGTTCAGGACAAACATCTTCGCTCAATTCTTCACAGTGAGGCAGGCTTTGAAGTATATGAAGGAAGGAAGCTCTATAATCTGTTCTACTTCAGTGGTTGCGTACAAGGGTAGTCCTAAGTTGATTGATTACGCAGCCACAAAAGGTGCAATTGTGGCGTTCGTGAGGAGTTTGGCTTTGCATTTGGTGGATAGGGGCATCCGTGTTAATGGTGTGGCACCAGGGCCTATATGGACGCCTCTGATTCCGGCTTCGTTTAGTCCGGAAGAGTGTGCCAACTTTGGGTCAGAGGTGCCTATGAACAGGGCAGGGCAGGCTCACGAGGTGGCACCAGCCTATGTGTTCCTTGCTTGTCCGGCAGATTCCTCCTACATCACCGGCCAGGTGATGCACGTTAATGGAGGGGTCATTGCGAACTCTTAG
- the LOC122068625 gene encoding peroxiredoxin-2F, mitochondrial, giving the protein MASAILRRSNGSSMQWMATGFRAAVSRAFASVSVGADIVDAAPGVSLQKARTWEEGLSSNFSTTPLKDIFKGKKVVIFGLPGAFTGVCSKAHVPSYKNNIDKFKAKGIDSVICVAVNDPYVMKGWAEKLEANDIEFYGDFTGSFHKSLELDKDLTGALMGPRSQRWSAYVEDGKVKVLNVETVPSEFKVSGGDVILGQI; this is encoded by the exons ATGGCATCTGCAATTCTCAGGCGATCGAACGGCAGTTCGATGCAGTGGATGGCGACTGGGTTTCGAGCTGCTGTTTCGAGGGCCTTTGCGTCCGTTTCAGTCGGAGCTGACATCGTTGATGCAGCTCCAGGTGTCTCTCTTCAGAAGGCTCGTACCTGGGAGGAAGGGTTATCCTCTAATTTCTCCACTACACCTCTCAAAGATATCTTCAAg GGTAAGAAAGTCGTCATATTTGGGCTCCCT GGCGCATTCACTGGAGTTTGTTCTAAAGCTCATGTGCCTAGTTACAAGAACAACATCGATAAGTTCAAGGCCAAGGGGATTGATTCTGTAATTTGTGTAGCCGTCAATGACCCATATGTTATGAAGGGATGGGCAGAGAAGCTTGAAGCAAACGAT ATTGAATTTTATGGGGACTTCACTGGGAGCTTCCACAAGAGCCTGGAGTTGGACAAAGATCTTACTGGTGCTTTGATGGGACCTCGTTCTCAGAG ATGGTCAGCCTATGTTGAAGATGGAAAGGTTAAGGTTCTCAATGTAGAGACAGTCCCATCTGAGTTCAAGGTTTCTGGTGGAGATGTGATTTTGGGCCAGATATAA